The sequence below is a genomic window from bacterium.
AAAATGCGGTCGGTGGTTTGGAAAGGGCAATCGGTAAGCGGCATATACAACCTGCCTTGCAAGTTGAGAATCGCTACCGGTCGTTTACCCGGAACCTGAACAATCACAAATCCTCTTCCCATCACATCGGGGGGATAATTTGCTGGTCGCAACAACCTCTCCGCATACATCCCGAAAGCATCGGGGGCTTTCTCGCGGTCGAAGATATGATTGCCGCCGGTGATGACGTGAACGCCGGCATTAAGTATCGGCTTCACTTGCTTTATCGTGATGCCGCGACCGGAGGAAGCATTCTCGCCGTTGGCAATAACCAAGTCGAACGGCTCCTCTTTCAACCAACCGGGAACGATACCCGTTACTGCATGGACACCGGGGTCACCGACAATATCACCGATGAACAGTATTCGAATCAAGTTTTTCATAGGCGATGCAAGGTACAAGAAGACTATTCCGTGGGCAAACAAAAACCGCGATGGGTAATCGCGGTTCGCAAGTGGTACTAATAATCCGGTCCGACCAATCGCTCATTGGTGAGAGAACCACGCCTATTTGACATGGTGGGCACTTCCTTTAACGGGACTGACTTCCCCTGACACCGTTTCCGGGGGGGCATGTCATAACCGACAAACGCAAAGCTCCCTCTCCTCTCTTGTTGGTTCCTCCCTTTGAAAACACGATTGGACGGACAAGCCAATAAATTCTTATATGTTACCGATACCCGAATGCCCAGACGAACTGTTTGATTCGATTGCAGGAATTGTTAGACTTCCTCGTCGAGTTCACGACTCATTCTTTCGGTTAGGGCGCGAGCTTTGGATTCAATATCGCTTTTCAATTTATCGCGCTCTTCCCAAGCCATAAACAATTCATCGGTGAGATTCAACGCTGCCAGTACCGCAATCTTCAAAGGAGAGCTGCCATGGGAAAGCGTCTCCTCGACATCGCGCATCTTCGCATCGACGTACTCAGCGACTTTCTTGATATAATCGGCGTCGGCGTCGCCTTTTACGCCATACTCCTGTCCGAAGATTTTTACCCGGACAACCGTCGGTTGCACCGCCATCGTTCCGCTCTCCTTCGGTTTCACCGTCCCCGCCTTTGGTGTTTTCTCCAAAAGTCGCTCTGGAACGGTTTCCTGCGCTACAGTTCTTCCATCCTCGCTAAGATTGCTTCCACTTTTCCCCGGATGTTCTCCTGCTTCTGATCGGCATTCGATAGTTCGGATTTTGCGATAGACAATTCTTCACGGGATTGGGTAAGTTCGCTCTTAGTCGTTTCCAACAAACCTCTGAGATCGCCCAACTCGCCTAATAACTGCTGATTCGTTAATGCAAGTTGATCACGTTCTTGCTTGACCTGTGAAAGTTCGTCGCGTAACGAGTTGGTTTCGGTTTGTGATTTTGCCAGCTCGTCGCGAGTTGCCATGAGCTTCGCTTTGACTTGATCAAACCGTTGCTCGAGCGCTTCCAGTATACTTAAATCCATCGCTCCCTCAGTGGTACGGAACACTACCGAATTATTTTGTTAAAAAATACGAAGCCACCAAACTTTCAGTTGATTTATCAACGTTGGTTTCCAAGTCGATGACTACTGCCCGCTACGCAATTTTACTTCCGGAAGGTGCGCAATCGCTTCCATCACAGTGTTTAGAGCCCCATTGATCTCGGGTTCCGACAAGGTACGATCAGCAGCCAGCATTCGTAACCGAACTCCGAAGGCGATTGTTTTGGTCGCTTTGTCCTCGTGCCGGTCAAACAGCGAAACTGTTACGTCGAACGGTTGTTTGTCGATTGCCTTGTTCGCGCTGTCCAGTAACTGACCCGCTAAAAAGCTATCGGGCGCCAAATACGACAGATCCCGAACAACGGCGGGAAAACGGGAAAACGGTTGATACTTCACTTGCGGTTGTTCTATTGTTAACGCTTCAGCGTTAAACTCCAACACCCAAACTGGTTTATCCAGTTCAAACCGCTTCGCTACAACGTGGGCTTCCGGTCGTAAGGATTCCTTTCGGGTTGCTCCGGATATCCGCCCGGCAAATCCTACCGGTTTTCCCCCTACCTCCAAGCGATACGCTTCCTCGATTGGTCCAAAATAATCAATTGGGGACCATGTAAGCGAGTGCAGTTCAGTCTTTTTCAAGCGTTCCAGTACACCGATCACATCAGTTGAGTCCATTAATCTTGGCTTCGATGCGCGCCACCATTGCGGTTCCGCCTCGCCAGCCATCGCTATTGCCAGATGCCAACGCTCAGTCGATTGGGTGTCAATCAAGCCCTTACCGAAGACTCGGCCGATCTCAAACAACGCGACCCGCTCCCTGCCATGTCGCAAGTTATGTGCCGCAGCAGTCAATAAACTCACCAATAAGTTCGTCCTCATAACCGATAATTCGGGAGCGATTGGATTGGCAATTCTTACCGCACCATCGAGGATTCCCAGCACCGCTAAATCATCCGGATTTACCATCGAATTCGATACCGCTTCGCTGAAGCCCATCGACCGCAGGGTACCGCTCCAGCGTTGCCGGGCAAGCCATTCAGGATTCTGAGCGCTGTTCAATTGCACTTCCGCCGACGGTTTCGTGGGTATCTCACTGAAACCATAAACCCTACCCACTTCTTCGATTAAATCAATTTCCCGGAGTATGTCATGCCGCCATGAGGGGGGAGTTACTTCTACCGATATATCGGATCGTTGATTTGTCGCCATTCCCAAGCGATTGAGAATCGCTTCCGCCTCTCCGAGTTTGATTGTATCGTAACCGAGGATCGAGTGTAGTCTGGTCTCCCGGAGTGAGACAGCTGAGCGAACCAATTGCTTCGGATAATCATCAACTACTCCGAAATACACTTCGCCACCAGCAAGCATTTGAATCAACGAACAGACGCGATCCATTGCATAGATCACGCCATCGGGATCAGCGCCACGCTCAAACCGTTTCGACGATTCAGTGGAAAGCCCTAACCGGCGCGCTGTGCGGCGAATTGTTACCGGGTGAAAATAGGCTGCCTCCAGCAAGACATCGGTCGTGGTGTCGCGAATTTCGCTGTTCAATCCGCCCATAACGCCGCCTAAAGCAACCGCTTTTTCCGCATCGCGGATCAAAACATCTTCCGGGGTAAGGATTCGCTCCTCACCGTCGAGAGTCACAAACTTTTCTCCTTCGGTTGCCATTCGGACACCAATTTCGCTGCCGGAAAGAAACGCGCGATCAAAAGCGTGGAGCGGATGTCCGGTCTCGAACATCACATAATTGGTCGCATCAACGACTGCCGAAATCGAGCGAGTGCCCATTCTCTTGAGTCTTTCGCGCATCCAGAATGGAGAAGCGATTTTGGCATCGACTTTGCGCATAATCCGGGTGCGGTAACGGGGGCAGCCATCAGGCGCATCAATCACAACTTTTACTTGATTCGTTGCTGGCTCATCCAATTCGTCGATTGGCGTTGGCGGCAGATGAATTTCTCGGCCAAATTTTGCCGACAGTTCACGGGCAATCCCGAGATGAGATAAGCAATCCGAACGATTGAGAGTCACCTCAATACCGAAAACTGCATCACTGAGAATTCGCTCAGATAGCTGCTCTCCAGCTTCCCACTCGTCGGTGTCGCCAACACCCAAAACCCAAATTCCAGAATGATCATCCGACCGTCCTAATTCGCGTTCCGAACAGATCATACCTTCGCTGACAACCCCACGGATAGGACGCGACTCCAACGTGATATCGCCGATTTTCGTTCCGACAACGGCGAGCGGTACCCATTGCCCCACTTCGACGTTCGGCGCACCGCATACCACTGTCTTTGTCTCGCCATCTAATGCAACCGTTACCAATCTCAGTTTGTCGGCGTTGGGGTGAGGTTGAATCGCCAATACAAACGCGGCATACACCCCATCGGGAACACCGGGAATGGTCAGCAGCTCTTCGACTTCAAAGCCGAGTTGGGTCAATACATCGCGCAATTGTTCCGGCGTTTCCGGTAAATCGACTAATTCTTGTAGCCAGCGATATGAAATGCGAATCATTTGATTTCTCTTTATCCAAGTGATCTTGATCGTCTACGGAAGCTCGGTAGGACAGACACTCCTGTCTGTCCATGTTTCATGGGCGTATGCCATACGCCCCTACTGCGCGACAGGAATGTCGCGGCCACCCTTCTCAATTAAAACTGCGCGAGAAAACGAAGATCGTTCTCGTAGAATAACCGAATATCGTCGATGCCGTACAGTAACATCGCCAGCCGCTCAATCCCCAATCCGAACGCAAAGCCAGTGTACACTTCGGTATCGACGCCAACCCCTTCAAGAACGTTGGGATGAACCATCCCGCTGCCACCCATTTCGATGAAGCCACTCTGCTTGCAAACCCGGCAACCCTTGCCATGACAGAAGGGACAGGTTACATCAACTTCCGCCGATGGTTCCGTGAACGGGAAGAAATGGGGACGAAAACGAATGTTTGTATCAGGACCAAGCAATGCACGGTAGAACGACAACAACGTCCCTTTCAAATCCGCCATTGAAATTCCCTTATCGACACAAAGCCCCTCGACTTGATGGAACATCGGATTATGCGTCGCATCCGGTTTATCGTTTCGATAGACGCGGCCGGGTGAAATTATCCGTAACGGTACACCGCGTTTTTCCAACGAATGAATTTGTACCGGCGAGGTCTCAGTGCGAAGTAATTCCCGATCACCGGTGCCGGGTACGAGATATAATGTATCGGATTTTTCTCGGGCAGGGTGCCACGGCGGAGTATTCAATGCATCGAAATTGTAATAGGCAGTTTCCAGTTCGGGACCTTCTTCGACTACGAAACCCATCCGTCCGAACAAGTCGGCAATCGCTTCCATCGTCGCTGTGAGCGGGTGTTTGGTCGCAATGGGGTAAGGACGACCGGGCAGTGTCGGATCGAGCCGTGGTACTTTTGCGGAGACGATTACGCGTTTTTGTAAAGTTTCGATTTGCTCGGCGAAGGCGTTCTTCACTTCGTTCAACTTTTTACCAAGCAATTTCTTTTCTTCCGGCGCTGATTTCCCCAGTAAATCGAAGAGTGCTGCAAGTTCCCCTTTACGACCGAGAAAGCGGTTCTTCAGCTCTTCCCACTCATCCGGTTTTGCCTCGGAAATACACGCAGAAAACGATCTTTCAATTTCTAAAATCTGATCGGAAAGACTTGTCATAATCCCATTTCCTGTTATCTTGGTTCGTCAAATACTTGGAGAACCTACATGGAAGACTCACAACCCGGCTCAATAGTTTGGCACGACTTAACCGTGCCCAATGC
It includes:
- a CDS encoding YmdB family metallophosphoesterase — its product is MKNLIRILFIGDIVGDPGVHAVTGIVPGWLKEEPFDLVIANGENASSGRGITIKQVKPILNAGVHVITGGNHIFDREKAPDAFGMYAERLLRPANYPPDVMGRGFVIVQVPGKRPVAILNLQGRLYMPLTDCPFQTTDRILPELLAITPNIFVDFHGEATAEKIAFAKNFDGQVSAIAGTHTHVPTADAEILPLGTAFITDVGMTGSHDGVIGMDTAASIKRFRTTLNHQSGGSSGDIRLNAAIIEIDADTGKGISIVHQQRKMPAL
- a CDS encoding cell division protein ZapA; protein product: MKPKESGTMAVQPTVVRVKIFGQEYGVKGDADADYIKKVAEYVDAKMRDVEETLSHGSSPLKIAVLAALNLTDELFMAWEERDKLKSDIESKARALTERMSRELDEEV
- the pheT gene encoding phenylalanine--tRNA ligase subunit beta, coding for MIRISYRWLQELVDLPETPEQLRDVLTQLGFEVEELLTIPGVPDGVYAAFVLAIQPHPNADKLRLVTVALDGETKTVVCGAPNVEVGQWVPLAVVGTKIGDITLESRPIRGVVSEGMICSERELGRSDDHSGIWVLGVGDTDEWEAGEQLSERILSDAVFGIEVTLNRSDCLSHLGIARELSAKFGREIHLPPTPIDELDEPATNQVKVVIDAPDGCPRYRTRIMRKVDAKIASPFWMRERLKRMGTRSISAVVDATNYVMFETGHPLHAFDRAFLSGSEIGVRMATEGEKFVTLDGEERILTPEDVLIRDAEKAVALGGVMGGLNSEIRDTTTDVLLEAAYFHPVTIRRTARRLGLSTESSKRFERGADPDGVIYAMDRVCSLIQMLAGGEVYFGVVDDYPKQLVRSAVSLRETRLHSILGYDTIKLGEAEAILNRLGMATNQRSDISVEVTPPSWRHDILREIDLIEEVGRVYGFSEIPTKPSAEVQLNSAQNPEWLARQRWSGTLRSMGFSEAVSNSMVNPDDLAVLGILDGAVRIANPIAPELSVMRTNLLVSLLTAAAHNLRHGRERVALFEIGRVFGKGLIDTQSTERWHLAIAMAGEAEPQWWRASKPRLMDSTDVIGVLERLKKTELHSLTWSPIDYFGPIEEAYRLEVGGKPVGFAGRISGATRKESLRPEAHVVAKRFELDKPVWVLEFNAEALTIEQPQVKYQPFSRFPAVVRDLSYLAPDSFLAGQLLDSANKAIDKQPFDVTVSLFDRHEDKATKTIAFGVRLRMLAADRTLSEPEINGALNTVMEAIAHLPEVKLRSGQ
- the pheS gene encoding phenylalanine--tRNA ligase subunit alpha — protein: MTSLSDQILEIERSFSACISEAKPDEWEELKNRFLGRKGELAALFDLLGKSAPEEKKLLGKKLNEVKNAFAEQIETLQKRVIVSAKVPRLDPTLPGRPYPIATKHPLTATMEAIADLFGRMGFVVEEGPELETAYYNFDALNTPPWHPAREKSDTLYLVPGTGDRELLRTETSPVQIHSLEKRGVPLRIISPGRVYRNDKPDATHNPMFHQVEGLCVDKGISMADLKGTLLSFYRALLGPDTNIRFRPHFFPFTEPSAEVDVTCPFCHGKGCRVCKQSGFIEMGGSGMVHPNVLEGVGVDTEVYTGFAFGLGIERLAMLLYGIDDIRLFYENDLRFLAQF